The Sphaerospermopsis torques-reginae ITEP-024 genome has a window encoding:
- the rpsM gene encoding 30S ribosomal protein S13, producing the protein MARISGVDLPRDKRVEIGLTYIYGIGLTRSQEILAATGVNPDTRVKDLSDADVAALRAEIESNYQVEGDLRRLEAMNIKRLVDIGCYRGRRHRMGLPVRGQRTRTNARTRRGRRQTVAGKKKAPGK; encoded by the coding sequence GTGGCACGAATTTCGGGAGTAGACCTGCCACGCGATAAGCGCGTAGAGATTGGTCTAACTTATATTTATGGAATTGGGTTAACAAGGTCGCAAGAAATCTTAGCGGCTACTGGTGTGAACCCAGACACCCGCGTTAAAGACCTGAGTGATGCTGATGTAGCGGCTTTGAGAGCCGAAATAGAAAGTAATTATCAGGTAGAAGGTGACTTACGCCGTTTAGAGGCGATGAACATCAAGCGTCTAGTGGATATTGGCTGTTATCGTGGTCGTCGTCATCGCATGGGCTTACCCGTCAGAGGACAAAGAACCCGCACCAACGCCAGAACCCGACGCGGTAGAAGACAAACAGTGGCTGGTAAGAAGAAAGCCCCTGGCAAATAA
- the rpsK gene encoding 30S ribosomal protein S11, translating into MARQPTKKTGSKKQKRNVPNGIAYIQSTFNNSIVTITDQNGDVISWASAGSSGFKGAKKGTPFAAQTAAESAGRRAMDQGMRQIEVMVSGPGAGRETAIRALQGAGLEITLIRDITPIPHNGCRPPKRRRV; encoded by the coding sequence ATGGCAAGACAACCAACTAAAAAAACCGGGAGCAAAAAGCAGAAACGGAACGTACCTAACGGCATTGCCTACATTCAGTCTACTTTCAACAATAGCATTGTCACCATTACCGATCAAAATGGAGATGTCATCTCCTGGGCAAGTGCTGGTTCAAGTGGATTTAAAGGGGCAAAAAAAGGAACTCCCTTCGCAGCCCAAACCGCAGCTGAAAGTGCAGGCCGTCGCGCTATGGACCAAGGAATGCGTCAAATTGAGGTGATGGTAAGTGGACCTGGAGCCGGTCGGGAAACTGCGATCCGGGCGTTGCAAGGAGCAGGATTAGAAATTACCCTCATTCGTGATATTACCCCTATTCCTCACAATGGCTGCCGTCCACCTAAGCGCCGTCGAGTTTAA
- a CDS encoding DNA-directed RNA polymerase subunit alpha, translating into MAQFQIECVESNTEESRSHYSKFVLEPLERGQGTTVGNALRRVLLSNLEGTAVTAVRIAGVTHEFATVPGVREDVLEILMRMKEVILKSYSSQPQIGRLLVNGPATVTAAHFDLPSEVDVIDPTQYVATLAEGGKLEMEFRIERGKGYRTVERGREEATSLDFLQIDSVFMPVRKVNYSVEEARGDGTLKDRLLLEVWTNGSVSPQEALSSAAGILVDLFNPLKDISLEPTDMGSDIPDDPTAQIPIEELQLSVRAYNCLKRAQVNSVADLLDYTQEDLLEIKNFGQKSAEEVVEALQRRLGITLPQERGSKPS; encoded by the coding sequence GTGGCGCAGTTTCAAATTGAATGTGTAGAGTCTAATACAGAGGAAAGTCGCAGCCATTACAGCAAATTTGTTCTCGAACCATTAGAACGTGGTCAAGGAACAACTGTAGGTAACGCATTGCGGCGGGTTTTGTTGTCCAATTTAGAAGGGACAGCAGTTACAGCAGTCAGAATAGCTGGGGTTACTCATGAGTTTGCCACAGTTCCCGGTGTCAGGGAAGATGTGCTAGAAATTCTCATGCGAATGAAGGAAGTGATTCTCAAAAGCTATTCTTCTCAACCGCAAATCGGTCGGTTATTGGTTAACGGTCCGGCAACAGTCACAGCGGCACATTTTGATTTGCCCAGTGAAGTAGACGTGATTGATCCTACCCAGTATGTAGCTACTTTGGCTGAAGGTGGCAAACTGGAAATGGAGTTTCGCATTGAAAGAGGTAAAGGTTATCGTACTGTAGAACGGGGTAGAGAAGAAGCCACTTCCCTGGACTTTTTGCAAATTGACTCGGTATTTATGCCTGTGCGAAAAGTCAATTATAGCGTTGAAGAAGCTCGTGGTGATGGTACTCTTAAAGATCGACTGTTATTAGAAGTTTGGACTAATGGCAGTGTTTCACCCCAAGAAGCACTTTCTTCAGCGGCGGGAATTTTGGTAGATTTATTTAACCCGTTAAAAGATATCTCCTTAGAACCTACAGATATGGGTTCAGATATCCCAGACGATCCAACTGCTCAAATTCCCATTGAAGAATTGCAGTTGTCTGTCCGTGCTTATAACTGTCTCAAACGAGCGCAAGTTAACTCCGTGGCAGATTTGCTGGATTATACCCAAGAAGACCTCTTGGAAATCAAAAACTTTGGTCAAAAGTCGGCGGAAGAAGTAGTGGAAGCTTTACAGCGTCGTTTAGGCATTACTTTACCGCAGGAAAGAGGTTCTAAACCAAGCTAA
- the rpsI gene encoding 30S ribosomal protein S9 → MATVAEANSGRAVYWGTGRRKSAVAQVRLVPGEGKFTVNGKDGELYFQFNANYLGAIKAPLETLGLESEYDILVKAEGGGLTGQADSIRLGVARALCQLDPDNRSPLKIEGYLTRDPRAKERKKYGLHKARKAPQYSKR, encoded by the coding sequence ATGGCAACAGTAGCAGAAGCTAATAGCGGTCGCGCTGTGTACTGGGGTACTGGCCGCCGTAAGTCCGCAGTGGCACAAGTACGTTTAGTTCCCGGTGAAGGTAAATTTACCGTTAACGGCAAAGATGGAGAATTATACTTCCAATTCAATGCCAACTACTTAGGAGCGATCAAAGCACCTTTAGAGACTTTGGGACTAGAAAGCGAATATGACATTTTAGTAAAAGCTGAAGGCGGTGGTTTAACTGGTCAAGCTGACTCTATTCGCTTGGGTGTCGCTCGTGCTTTGTGTCAATTAGATCCTGATAATCGTTCACCTTTGAAAATTGAAGGTTATTTAACTCGTGATCCACGAGCTAAGGAACGGAAAAAATACGGTTTACACAAAGCTCGTAAAGCTCCTCAATACTCCAAACGTTAA
- the rpmJ gene encoding 50S ribosomal protein L36, whose amino-acid sequence MKVRASVKKICEKCNVIKRRGRVMVICENPKHKQRQG is encoded by the coding sequence ATGAAAGTCAGAGCCTCAGTCAAAAAAATTTGTGAAAAATGCAACGTGATCAAGCGCCGTGGTCGCGTTATGGTGATTTGTGAAAACCCCAAACACAAGCAACGTCAAGGATAA
- the rpmE gene encoding 50S ribosomal protein L31, with protein MAKPDIHPQWYPEAKVYCNGQVVMTVGSTKPELHVDVWSGNHPYYTGTQKIIDAEGRVERFLRKYGMSGEQGGKKKK; from the coding sequence ATGGCTAAACCTGATATTCATCCCCAGTGGTATCCAGAGGCTAAGGTCTACTGTAACGGTCAAGTTGTGATGACTGTTGGTTCTACAAAACCGGAATTGCACGTAGATGTTTGGTCTGGAAACCACCCCTATTACACTGGTACTCAGAAAATTATTGACGCTGAGGGTCGTGTGGAACGCTTCCTCCGCAAGTATGGTATGTCTGGCGAACAAGGCGGTAAAAAGAAAAAGTAG
- the rplM gene encoding 50S ribosomal protein L13 produces MSSKTYLPPQEKLEREWYVVDATDKRLGRLASEIAMVLRGKRKAEYTPHLDTGDFVVVINAEKVAVTGKKRTQKVYRRHSGRPGGMKTETFAKLQQRLPERILEHAVKGMLPKNSLGKQLFTKLKVYAGPTHPHAAQKPKELIVNTIPGEN; encoded by the coding sequence ATGAGTAGTAAAACTTACCTTCCTCCTCAAGAAAAACTTGAGCGCGAGTGGTATGTAGTAGATGCCACCGATAAACGCCTGGGTAGACTAGCAAGCGAAATTGCTATGGTTCTCAGAGGCAAAAGAAAAGCCGAATATACACCCCACTTAGACACTGGTGATTTCGTTGTTGTCATCAACGCTGAAAAAGTAGCCGTTACCGGTAAAAAACGCACTCAAAAAGTTTACCGTCGTCATTCTGGCCGTCCTGGTGGAATGAAAACAGAAACCTTTGCTAAATTGCAACAACGTTTACCAGAACGGATTTTAGAACACGCTGTGAAAGGGATGTTACCTAAAAACAGCTTGGGTAAACAACTATTTACAAAGTTGAAAGTTTACGCTGGTCCTACCCATCCCCACGCAGCACAAAAACCCAAAGAACTGATTGTTAACACAATTCCTGGAGAAAATTAA
- the truA gene encoding tRNA pseudouridine(38-40) synthase TruA, whose product MLESRQPTPTYRVALVIQYLGTNFHGWQRQKAQRSVQEEIETAIATVLGYHVTLHGAGRTDAGVHAAAQVAHFDATGFIPAHKWATVLNSYLPPDILIRASAGVDDRWHARFNAVYRRYRYTIYTEARPNLFVNSFSWHYYYAPLDENLIQAALKPLLGKHHLAAFHRAGSARSHSWVEVQAAECYRKGSLLHIEIQANGFLYGMVRLLVGILVEVGSGVRSLEDFTNIWQTENREKVKYAAPPQGLCLLRVGYPDFPFPQEIWYDTQPYLVFGH is encoded by the coding sequence ATGTTAGAAAGCCGCCAGCCAACACCAACTTATCGAGTAGCCTTGGTCATTCAGTATCTAGGTACTAATTTTCACGGCTGGCAACGGCAAAAGGCGCAGCGATCAGTCCAAGAAGAGATAGAAACAGCTATAGCTACTGTTCTGGGGTATCACGTGACACTTCATGGCGCAGGGCGAACCGATGCCGGAGTTCATGCAGCTGCTCAAGTCGCCCATTTTGATGCCACAGGTTTTATTCCCGCGCACAAGTGGGCAACAGTTTTGAACAGTTATCTACCTCCAGATATATTAATCAGGGCTTCGGCGGGTGTAGATGACCGTTGGCACGCTCGCTTTAATGCAGTGTATCGACGGTATAGATACACAATCTATACTGAAGCTCGACCAAACTTGTTTGTGAACTCCTTCAGTTGGCATTATTATTATGCTCCCTTGGACGAAAATTTAATTCAAGCTGCCCTGAAACCTCTACTGGGAAAACATCATTTAGCGGCTTTTCATCGTGCAGGATCAGCGCGATCGCATTCCTGGGTGGAAGTACAAGCAGCAGAATGTTATCGAAAAGGTTCATTACTCCATATTGAAATTCAGGCCAATGGATTTTTATATGGCATGGTGCGGTTATTAGTAGGAATACTGGTGGAAGTGGGATCAGGAGTGCGATCGCTCGAAGATTTCACCAACATCTGGCAAACAGAAAACCGGGAAAAAGTGAAATACGCCGCACCACCTCAAGGCTTATGCTTGTTAAGGGTAGGATATCCTGATTTTCCCTTTCCCCAGGAAATTTGGTACGACACCCAACCATATTTAGTGTTTGGTCATTAG
- the rplQ gene encoding 50S ribosomal protein L17 has protein sequence MRHRCKVKKLGKPADQRRALLRSLTTELIRHGRITTTLIRAKVLRSEAEKMITLAKDGSLAARREALGYIYDKSLVHALFEQAPNRYANRQGGYTRILHTVPRRGDNAEMAIIELV, from the coding sequence ATGCGTCACCGTTGTAAAGTCAAAAAACTTGGTAAACCCGCAGACCAGCGTCGTGCTTTATTGCGATCGCTCACCACTGAGCTAATCCGTCATGGTCGTATTACCACAACTTTAATCCGTGCTAAAGTATTGCGGAGTGAAGCTGAAAAGATGATCACCCTAGCTAAAGATGGTTCTTTGGCAGCACGTCGGGAAGCTTTGGGTTATATCTACGACAAATCACTGGTTCATGCTTTGTTTGAGCAAGCACCTAATCGGTATGCTAACCGCCAAGGTGGTTATACTCGCATCCTGCACACCGTTCCCCGTCGCGGTGACAATGCAGAAATGGCGATTATTGAATTAGTTTAA
- the infA gene encoding translation initiation factor IF-1 produces MSKQDLIEMEGTVTESLPNAMFRVDLDNGFNVLAHISGKIRRNYIKILPGDRVKVELTPYDLTKGRITYRLRKK; encoded by the coding sequence TTGTCTAAACAAGATTTGATTGAAATGGAAGGGACTGTCACCGAATCATTGCCCAATGCCATGTTTCGTGTGGACTTGGACAACGGTTTTAATGTTCTAGCACACATTTCCGGCAAAATTCGCCGTAATTACATCAAAATTCTACCTGGTGATCGGGTCAAGGTGGAGTTAACCCCCTACGACCTGACAAAAGGCCGCATTACCTATCGACTACGGAAGAAATAA
- a CDS encoding adenylate kinase produces MTRLIFLGPPGAGKGTQAKALADFLNIPHISTGDILRQAITDQTDLGKKAQEYMDKGDLVPDTLVEDMVEERLQKPDAENGWILDGFPRTVAQAIFLGELLAKVEKDEEKVVNLDAPDDVVIARLLGRGRKDDAEDVIRHRLDVYRRDTAPLIKYYGDRHKLLTVNGNQSQEEVTTALKKVITV; encoded by the coding sequence GTGACGCGATTAATCTTCTTGGGACCACCAGGTGCGGGTAAAGGAACTCAGGCTAAAGCCTTGGCTGATTTTTTAAATATTCCTCATATTTCCACTGGGGACATTTTACGCCAAGCCATTACAGACCAGACAGATTTGGGGAAAAAAGCCCAAGAATACATGGATAAGGGTGATTTAGTCCCTGACACACTGGTGGAAGATATGGTTGAGGAACGACTCCAAAAACCAGATGCAGAAAACGGTTGGATTCTTGATGGCTTCCCCCGTACAGTCGCCCAAGCAATTTTCTTGGGAGAACTGTTGGCAAAAGTGGAGAAGGATGAGGAAAAGGTGGTTAACCTGGATGCACCCGATGATGTTGTGATTGCTCGGTTGCTGGGACGTGGACGGAAAGATGATGCTGAAGACGTGATTCGTCACCGTTTAGATGTTTATCGTCGAGATACTGCACCACTCATCAAATATTATGGCGATCGCCATAAACTTTTGACTGTTAACGGTAATCAGTCCCAAGAAGAAGTCACCACTGCATTAAAAAAGGTCATAACTGTTTAG